Genomic segment of Pseudomonas sp. DY-1:
ATGACGCCCGTAACAAGTTCCAGTTCGGCTGCGAGTGGGGTCGGCTGATCGAGGATGGCGAACTCCGGGGCGTGGTAAAGAACCCCAACTATCGCGGGGTTTCCGCGCAGTTCTGGCGCAACCTCGCCGCAGTGGGCAATGCCAGCACCTTCGAGGTCCATGGCACGCCCTATTGCGGCAAGGGCGAGCCGAACCAGGTGGTGCGCGTGGGCCATGCCTCGCCCGCATGCGTCTTCAGACAAGTGGAAGTCTTTGGAGGAGCCCAGTGATGGCTGACGCAGAATCCCGCTTCACCGCCCTGGCCGAAAGCCTGAACGCCAACCTGCAGGCCGGCGAGGATTTCAGCCTCTGGTACAGCGGCGAGGAGTCCGAGTTCATTCGTTTCAACCGTGCCCAGGTGCGCCAGGCGGGGCACGTGACCCAGGGCACCGGCCGCCTGCGGCTGATCCGCGACGATCGCAGCGCGGAGATCGCCATCGCGTTATCCGGCGATCCGGAAAGCGACCGCCAGCATCTGGCCGAAGGCCTGGTGCAGCTGCGCCTGGTGATCTGCCAGTTGCAGCCGGACCCTTACCTGCAAGTGGAGCGCTCCGCCTGGCATCGTCGTTCGGTAGACGAAGCCACCCTTCCCGACTGCGCCAGCGTGCTGGCCGGGATCGACGAAGCGGCCAACGGCCTCGACCTGGTGGGTATCTACGCCGCCGGCCCGTTGTACCGGGGTTTCGCCAATAGCTTCGGCGCCCTCGGATGGCACGCAGCACACTGCTTCAACTTCGACTGGAGCCTGTTCCACGCCAATCACCAGGCGGTGAAGGCCGATTACGCCGGCGCACGCTGGGACGCCAATGAGTTTGCCAGTCGCTTCGACAATGCCCGCCGGCAACTGGAGTATCTGGGCAAGCCAGTGCGTCACCTGCACCCCGGCGACTACCGCGCCTACCTGGCCCCGGCCGCCCTGGACGAAGTGTTGGGCATGCTCTCCTGGACTGGTTTTTCAGCCCGCGCCCTGGCCAACAAGGAAAGCCCTCTGCAGCGCCTGCATGACGGCAGCGCCCACTTGAGTCCGCTACTCAACCTCGACGAACAGGTTGCCGGCGCCCTGGCCCCGGCCTTCGGCCCAGAGGGAGCCCCGCGCAGCGATGTGTCACTGGTGCGCGGCGGCAAGCTCACCGGGCAACTGGTCTATCCCCGCAGCGCGCGCGAATACGACCTGCAGGCCAACTGCGCCGACGCCAACGAAGCCACCCAGTCACTGGTGATGGGCGCTGGCACGCTTCCCCTGGAAAACGTGCTGGAGCGCCTTGGTAACGGTCTCTACATCGGCAATCTCTGGTACCTGAACTGGTCCGACCTGCCTGCCGCACGCATGACCGGCATGACCCGCTTCGCCACATTCTGGGTGGAAGACGGCCAGATCCAGGCGCCAGTGGACACCATGCGTTTCGATGACAGCCTGTTCAACCTGCTCGGCGACCAGTTGGAAGAGCTGACCCAGGAGCGACAGTTGCGCTTGTCCAACAGCACCTACGGCGAGCGCCAGACCTGGTCAGCACTGCTGCCGGGAGCACTGGTCAGAAACCTGAAACTGACGCTGTAGCCCTGCCCTGTGGGAGGGATTTCAATCGCGAATGAATTCGCTCCCACAGATCAGCCTCAACCCCACAGCGCGCAAGAAAAAAGGGAGGCCATAGGCCTCCCTTCTTCATTTCATCTTGCCTTACAGGGCAGCGATGGCAGCCGCGTAGTCAGGCTCGTCGGCGATTTCGCCTACCAGCTCGCTATGCAGCACCTTGTCGTTCTCGTCCAGAACCACTACGGCACGGGCGGCAATGCCAGCCAGCGGGCCGTTGGCGATGGCGACGCCGTAGTCCTTGAGGAAGCTGGCACCGCGCATGGTGGACAGGTTCACCACGTTCTCCAGGCCTTCGGCGCCGCAGAAGCGCTTCTGGGCGAACGGCAGGTCGGCGGAGATGCACAGCACCACGGTGTTCGCCAGTTTGCTGGCCTCGACGTTGAACTTGCGCACGGACGTGGCGCAGGTCGGAGTGTCAACGCTCGGGAAGATATTGAGCACCTTGCGCTTGCCGCTCAGGCTGGCCAGGGTCACGTCGGACAGGTCGCCGCCAACCAGACTGAAGGCCGGGGCTTGCTGGCCTTTCTGCGGCAGTTGGCCGTCAACGTTGATCGGATTGCCCTTGAGGGTTACTTGAGCCATTGCATGGGTCCTTGTTTCAGGTGGTGTTGTAGTAAAGCGCTGAGTTAATCACGGGTCAGGGAAAATGTCCTGACTTTTGAGTCAGCCCGGCGCGGGAGAATTCGACTGGATGCTAGCGCATCCCAACTACTGGATGAATGCAGGGTGGATGTCGTTTTTTGCATCCATCAATGGTTGCCAATTCAGGCTTCTATGGTGGATCGATGAAGCGTGATCCACCCTTGGATGCCCATCTCAAGGGCCGCGTTCAGAAATCCCGCTTGTAGAAGAGATCCAGTGAACTCGCCAAGCCACTGGCGGCCTCCAGGTAAAGACGCTTGGTCAGCTCGTAGCGCAGCGCCACCACGCTGGTGGAGTCCACCACCCCGAGTCCGTAACGGATGCTCAGGCGATCGGTAATCTGCCCCAGGGCGCCATCATCATCGAGTTGAAGGTCCTTGAGGCCGAGACTCTGGGCCAGTTCGCTGGTCAACGAAGCACTCCCGGAAAGGCCCATGGCCAATGCCGCGCGGCCCACGGCGTTGCCGTCACCTTCACTGGTGTTCATCGGCCGGCCGAGAATCAGATAGGACAGCGCCTGCTCCTGGCTCATGGCCGGATTGGAGAACACTTCGGTAGCGGGTTCGTCGGCACGACCATTCAGCCGCACGCCTGCAGTGACGTCGCCAATGACGCGGACGGCTTCCACATCCAGGTAGGGCTGATCCAGCGGGCCGGCGAACAGCAGACGCGCACGGCGCAGGTCGAGGCGCTGGCCATACGCCCGATAACGACCGTTCTTCAGTACCAGCTCACCGTTGCCAGTGAGGTTGTCGCCAACCTTGAGATGCCCCTGGAGGTCTGCGGTCAGGCCGAAGCCGGAAAACTGCAGGCGGTCCTGGCCGACTTCCACATCCACGTTCATGGCCATCTGCAGCGGCTGTTGCTCTGCCTCCTGCTCGCCGACCACACGGGCATCCGGGGAGACCTTGACCGCTTGCGGCGGCAGCTCGCGGACTTTGATCTTGCCTCGCGGCACCTGCACCTTGCCACTCACGGAGAGGCGATCACCGGACAGTCCGATGTTCAAGTCCGGCTCCACTTCCAGGTTGGCGTAAGGTTCCACCACCAGCGGCAGGCGAGTGCCACGCAACGCGAGATCGAGGTCCAGACCCTGAGCCCAGGCGAGACTGCCGGACAGGCTGCCCTGGCCTTGCTCGCCACTGCGCCATTGCCCGCTCAGTTCCATGTTCTCGCCGGCGATTCGTGCGTCCAGGCCCAGGTTCTCGAAGCTCATGGGCAGGTCGCCACCACCGATTCGACCATCCGCCAGTCGCAAGTTGCCCAGGACATAGGGAGCCTGCAGGGTACCGCTCAGGCTGCCGGCACCTTCAAGGCGGCCTTCAAGGCTTTCCACCTTGGGTACGAAGGGACGCAGCACCGCAAGGTCCAGTCCGTCCAGGCGGAACTGTCCGGACAGCGGTTTGTTCGCAGGACGCGGATCGATTCGCGCATCCAGCTGCAATTCGCCAAGGCCTTGACCCTGGAAGCTCAGCTGGTTGTCGATTCGCTGTGGACGCAGGGTGCTATCGAGCAGCAGGCGCTGGTAGGGGAAATCGACCCAGCGATCTTCTTCCTTCAGGCGCAGCACGCCGCTCCCGGCGTCCAGGGTGATCTGGCCGTTCGGGCCGCTGGCGGGCAGGTCGAGCTTGAGGTCGCCGTTGAGTTGGCCCTGCCAGGCGAAGTCCTCTGGTAACCAGCGCGCGAGGCTGGCCAGGGGGAAGTCGCGCAGGCGGTAATCCAGCTTTGGCTCAGGCATCAGGCGCTGTTCCCCGCCGCAGAGGCTCGCCGGGCCCGAGCGCCAGCAATGGGCGCCGAAGTTCAGCTTGCCGTCGGCCAGTCGCTCCAGTCGCGCAGGGGCTTCCAGGCGCCAGTCCTGGCCACCGGCCTGGACTTCCCCCCGGGCAAGGCGACCGCGCCAGTTGCCGCCGTCCAGCTTGCCATCCAGGGCCAACAGCAGATCGAGCATCGGCCCCTTGAGGTTCATTTCGAGTTGCTGGCGTATCCGGTCGCCAGAACCGTCAGCCGTGAGCGTGCCGAACTCGTTGTCACCGGAAGCGAGGCCATCCACCTGCAACTGCACGCGGCCACGTTGGGCGGCGTCGAGCTGGGCATCCAGCTTCAGCTTGTCGAGGCGGTTGTCGCCCTGCCCCATCCGTTCACCGGTCAGTGCCAGCTTGCCCTGCGGCGCTTTCAGCGTGCCAGCGAGGTCGAGGCGCCCCTGGACCTTGCCGAAGAGTTTCGGCCAGAGCTGCCCAAGACGATTCAGGGCTAGGTCGAGATGGCCGCTGAGCTTCTGGTCCAACTGCCCTCGCCCCTCGATCCGGTTGTCACCCAGGCGCGCCTGCAGTGCATTGAGCAGCCAGCGCTCGCCGGCACCTTCGGCTTTGGCCTGAAGCACAGCCGGCTGGCCGCGCAGCTGGCCATTGAGGTCGAGGTCGGCATTCAGCTCCAGTCGCTGGTCGCGCCAAGCCCCCCTTGATTGCAGCTTGCCAGCCAGTTTGCCGGGCAGTTCGGCCAGCCAGTAGGAAGGGTCCAGCTCGCTCAGGGCCAGTTGGCTGTCCCAGCCTACGCCGTTGGCGAAATCAACTTTCACCTGGCCCTGCGCCCGCCCCCGCCCGGCTTTAAGCAGCAGGTCGGGCAGGTTGACGCTGGCGAGGTCTCCAACCACCGGACTGCCAATGCTGAAGTCGCCCGCCGGCCCCTTGAGGCTGGCTTCGAACCTGCCCTCATAGCGCGACGCGGCATAGCGCGCCTCGGCATCGAGCTGATGCAGCTCCACTGGCGGAGGTTGCTCCTGGGGGAACAGCCGTTGCCAGGGGAAATCACGCCATTGCAGGCGGCTGTCGATGGCCAGCTCCTGCTGCCAGTCGACCCGCCCCTGCAGCGCCAGGGTCTGCTGGGCATCACCAGTGAGCAGTAGCTGCTGGATGTCCGCGCCGTTGGCATCGACTCGCCCAGCCAAGTCCAGCGCTACGGCGCCACCTTCACCCGGGAGGCTGGCCTTGCCCTGCACGGCGTAACCCGCCTGGAGATCGCCCTTGGCGTCCAGGACCACCTGGTTGAGGGTCAGGGTATCCGGCAGCTCTGTGCTGGCCTTGAAACCATCGGCCCGCAGGGTGGCGCTGGCCGGCAGGTTCTCCGCCAGGGGGCGCAGCTCGCCGTCGAGGCGGCCGTTGAGGTAGCCACTGCTATCGGCCTGGAGCCGGATCGCTGACTGCAGCTCGCCGTCCGCCTTCAGCATCAGCGTCCACGGTCCCTCTCCCGGCGCGGGTAGCTGCAGGCTGCCCTGCAGGGCCAGGGGCCAATTACCTTCGGGGTGCAGCCTGCCGTGGAGATCCAGGGCCAGATCATCGCGGCGCAGCTTGAGACGTTCGAGGTTCACGCCATCCGCTTGCCATCGCGCAACCAGCTCCAGCTGCTGCAGCTGGTCATTGCCGTCGAGCAGAA
This window contains:
- the tpx gene encoding thiol peroxidase, giving the protein MAQVTLKGNPINVDGQLPQKGQQAPAFSLVGGDLSDVTLASLSGKRKVLNIFPSVDTPTCATSVRKFNVEASKLANTVVLCISADLPFAQKRFCGAEGLENVVNLSTMRGASFLKDYGVAIANGPLAGIAARAVVVLDENDKVLHSELVGEIADEPDYAAAIAAL
- a CDS encoding TldD/PmbA family protein; translation: MADAESRFTALAESLNANLQAGEDFSLWYSGEESEFIRFNRAQVRQAGHVTQGTGRLRLIRDDRSAEIAIALSGDPESDRQHLAEGLVQLRLVICQLQPDPYLQVERSAWHRRSVDEATLPDCASVLAGIDEAANGLDLVGIYAAGPLYRGFANSFGALGWHAAHCFNFDWSLFHANHQAVKADYAGARWDANEFASRFDNARRQLEYLGKPVRHLHPGDYRAYLAPAALDEVLGMLSWTGFSARALANKESPLQRLHDGSAHLSPLLNLDEQVAGALAPAFGPEGAPRSDVSLVRGGKLTGQLVYPRSAREYDLQANCADANEATQSLVMGAGTLPLENVLERLGNGLYIGNLWYLNWSDLPAARMTGMTRFATFWVEDGQIQAPVDTMRFDDSLFNLLGDQLEELTQERQLRLSNSTYGERQTWSALLPGALVRNLKLTL
- a CDS encoding translocation/assembly module TamB domain-containing protein, which translates into the protein MRRSVKYGLAGLAAVLAAAVAIPAALLFTEAGGRWALGQLPGLEVDDYRGTLGGRWSATRMSWQQDGTVLKLEAPMLDWNPACLLRRTLCINELSSDSIHLDLPPTRDVESGGPISLPALRLPLALEVRQARIGRFLLDGNDQLQQLELVARWQADGVNLERLKLRRDDLALDLHGRLHPEGNWPLALQGSLQLPAPGEGPWTLMLKADGELQSAIRLQADSSGYLNGRLDGELRPLAENLPASATLRADGFKASTELPDTLTLNQVVLDAKGDLQAGYAVQGKASLPGEGGAVALDLAGRVDANGADIQQLLLTGDAQQTLALQGRVDWQQELAIDSRLQWRDFPWQRLFPQEQPPPVELHQLDAEARYAASRYEGRFEASLKGPAGDFSIGSPVVGDLASVNLPDLLLKAGRGRAQGQVKVDFANGVGWDSQLALSELDPSYWLAELPGKLAGKLQSRGAWRDQRLELNADLDLNGQLRGQPAVLQAKAEGAGERWLLNALQARLGDNRIEGRGQLDQKLSGHLDLALNRLGQLWPKLFGKVQGRLDLAGTLKAPQGKLALTGERMGQGDNRLDKLKLDAQLDAAQRGRVQLQVDGLASGDNEFGTLTADGSGDRIRQQLEMNLKGPMLDLLLALDGKLDGGNWRGRLARGEVQAGGQDWRLEAPARLERLADGKLNFGAHCWRSGPASLCGGEQRLMPEPKLDYRLRDFPLASLARWLPEDFAWQGQLNGDLKLDLPASGPNGQITLDAGSGVLRLKEEDRWVDFPYQRLLLDSTLRPQRIDNQLSFQGQGLGELQLDARIDPRPANKPLSGQFRLDGLDLAVLRPFVPKVESLEGRLEGAGSLSGTLQAPYVLGNLRLADGRIGGGDLPMSFENLGLDARIAGENMELSGQWRSGEQGQGSLSGSLAWAQGLDLDLALRGTRLPLVVEPYANLEVEPDLNIGLSGDRLSVSGKVQVPRGKIKVRELPPQAVKVSPDARVVGEQEAEQQPLQMAMNVDVEVGQDRLQFSGFGLTADLQGHLKVGDNLTGNGELVLKNGRYRAYGQRLDLRRARLLFAGPLDQPYLDVEAVRVIGDVTAGVRLNGRADEPATEVFSNPAMSQEQALSYLILGRPMNTSEGDGNAVGRAALAMGLSGSASLTSELAQSLGLKDLQLDDDGALGQITDRLSIRYGLGVVDSTSVVALRYELTKRLYLEAASGLASSLDLFYKRDF